The Campylobacter armoricus sequence TAAATACCAAAGTCTTAACCTTTTCTTCTGCAAGTGTTTTAAAAAAAGCTTTAATAAATAATAATTATCAAGTGCAAAAGGTAAAAGGCTTTAGAAAAAGAGAAATGATACAAGCTGTTTTTAATGGTTTAGAGTTTGAAGACAAATTTGCTTATTTTAATACTCCATATTTAAAAAAAGATATCCAAAAAATAGCCATTATTGGAGCAGGTATAGCTGGAGCTAGTTTAGCTTATGAATTTTCATTAAGAAATATTCAAGTGGATATTTTTGAGAAAGAAAATTCATTAGGCAAGGGTGCTTCTGGAAATATCAATGGAATTTTAAGTTCTTTGATTTTAAAACCTGATGTTTTATTGGGAGAATTTTCACAATATGCTTTTTTAGAGGCAAGTAGGTTTTATAGGCAAATTTTGGACTTAGATCCACAAGGTGTTTATGAGTTTGCTCATAATGAGCTTATGCAAGAGCGTTTTAATAGTCAAAAAAATAATGTTTTGTTTAAAATTACTAATAATCAAGCTTTTTTAAAAGATGGAATGTGTATAAAGCCTCAAGAAGTAGTTAAGATACTTTTGGAAAAAAGCAAAGCAAGTATATTTTTTGAGTATGAATTTATAGATTATTCTTATGAAAATGAAAAGTTTTCTTTGCGATTTAACAATAAAAAAACTTTAAAAGATTATGATGTATTAATTTATGCTCAAGGTGCTGATGTTAAGAACTTTTTAGATTATAAATATATGAAATTAAGTAGTGTTAGAGGTCAATGTACTCATTTAAAACCATTTTTAAAAAACACCTATGCTTTATCATCAAAAGGCTATATTTGTCCTATCAATGAAGAATTAAATTTGCAACTTATTGGTGCAAGTTATGATAGATTAAATTGTAACAATACACTTTTAGAAAAAGATGATTTTCAAAATATTGAAAATATAAGAGAATTTTTAGAAAATGAAAAATTAGAGATTGTGAGTGGTAAAGTAGGATTTAGATCATATTCTAGTGATAGATTTGCTATAGTTGGTCAAGCATATGATGAAAATTTTTATTTACAAAATTATAAAGCACTTTTATGGCATAAAAATAAAGCTCAAGTAACTCCAAATGAATTTATTCCTCTATATTTTAGTATTGCTCATGGCTCTAGAGCTTTTGCTAGTGCTATTATATCTTCTAGAATTATTACTTCTTTGGTTTTTAATGAACCAAGAATAGAAAAAGAGTTTTTATATGCTTTGCATCCTGCAAGATTTTTAATCCGTCAGCTAAAAAAAGGAAAAAATTAGAAATTCATTTTCACTTTATTTATGTGTTTTTACGCATTGCAAACAAGGAGAGTATATGCGAAAAATTCAACCTATATTAAATGAGAAATTTTTTAATGATGGATAAATTATTGTCTCAAAAACCGACAAAATTCGTCGCCCTGATATGCCTAAAGTTGTTTTTGGAATTCTTTGGGAAAGTATTAAAAATAAAAAAGAGGTTATTGCTTATGTAAAAAATTTATCTAAAGATGGCTCATTTTATTGGGTATTAGCTTTTATAACCCCTTCTTTTGATTCTAATGGAGAGGTTATGAGTATCATTCGATGCGCTTAAATCCTAAAAAGGAAGCTATTAAAAAATAGAAAAATATACAAAGAGCTTTTATTAGAAGAACAAAAAGGCGGACAAAAAGCATCAAGAAAATTACTAAATAATATTTTAATTCAAAAGGGAATGAGCTATGAAGAATTGGTTTTATCGATATAATATCAATCAAATTGTAAATTACTTTGCTTTGTTTTTTATTTTGTTTAATGGCTTTTTTAGAAGTAATTGAAGGAAAAATTTTTTGGTTTTGTTTTTGTGTTTTAGGAACTTTAATTGTACTATTTAGTATTGCCAGTGCTTAT is a genomic window containing:
- the mnmC gene encoding bifunctional tRNA (5-methylaminomethyl-2-thiouridine)(34)-methyltransferase MnmD/FAD-dependent 5-carboxymethylaminomethyl-2-thiouridine(34) oxidoreductase MnmC, with product MKKANIIIKNNTPFSLDFDDYYFNSSDGLSESEFIYTNAFEFQAKQTIIAELGFGIGLNFFLTLKRFLKEKKATQRLFYLSFENFYIEKDKLREIYKNLGFYEEFKEFLEQFLKFYPPCKDGVYRFYFQDCFLDLVFGDANEKLQKLDFKADVWYLDGFAPVKNQEMFDEDIINKVAKNSKINTKVLTFSSASVLKKALINNNYQVQKVKGFRKREMIQAVFNGLEFEDKFAYFNTPYLKKDIQKIAIIGAGIAGASLAYEFSLRNIQVDIFEKENSLGKGASGNINGILSSLILKPDVLLGEFSQYAFLEASRFYRQILDLDPQGVYEFAHNELMQERFNSQKNNVLFKITNNQAFLKDGMCIKPQEVVKILLEKSKASIFFEYEFIDYSYENEKFSLRFNNKKTLKDYDVLIYAQGADVKNFLDYKYMKLSSVRGQCTHLKPFLKNTYALSSKGYICPINEELNLQLIGASYDRLNCNNTLLEKDDFQNIENIREFLENEKLEIVSGKVGFRSYSSDRFAIVGQAYDENFYLQNYKALLWHKNKAQVTPNEFIPLYFSIAHGSRAFASAIISSRIITSLVFNEPRIEKEFLYALHPARFLIRQLKKGKN
- a CDS encoding PAS domain-containing protein, with the protein product MRRPDMPKVVFGILWESIKNKKEVIAYVKNLSKDGSFYWVLAFITPSFDSNGEVMSIIRCA